The Cynocephalus volans isolate mCynVol1 chromosome 2, mCynVol1.pri, whole genome shotgun sequence genome window below encodes:
- the TICAM2 gene encoding TIR domain-containing adapter molecule 2 — translation MGIGKSKIHPCPLSLSWGRSHSVDTSEGHHESDSKKSEDVSLCDVAERSSTTEEPARKWEGAERAEDRPEEEAGEEFLKFVILHAEDDTKEALRVQNLLENDFGVKPGIIFAEMPCGRQHLQNLDDAVNGSAWTILLLTENFLRDTWCSFQFYTSLMNSVNRQHKYNSVIPMRPLNNPLPRDRTPFVLQTINALEEESRGFPTQVERIFQDSVYKTQQTIWKETRNMVQRQFIA, via the coding sequence ATGGGTATCGGAAAGTCTAAAATACATCCCtgccctctttctctctcttggggTAGAAGCCACAGCGTGGATACAAGTGAAGGACATCATGAGTCAGATTCCAAGAAGTCGGAAGATGTGTCCTTGTGTGATGTCGCTGAGCGAAGCAGCACAACAGAGGAGCCAGCAAGAAAGTGGGAGGGAGCTGAGAGAGCGGAAGACAGGCCtgaagaggaggcaggagaggagttCCTCAAATTTGTGATATTGCACGCGGAAGATGACACCAAGGAAGCCCTCAGAGTCCAGAATCTGCTAGAAAACGACTTTGGTGTCAAACCTGGCATAATCTTTGCTGAGATGCCATGTGGCAGACAGCATTTACAGAATTTAGATGATGCTGTAAATGGGTCCGCATGGACAATCTTATTATTGACTGAAAACTTTTTAAGAGATACCTGGTGTAGTTTCCAGTTCTATACGTCCCTGATGAACTCCGTTAACAGGCAGCACAAATACAACTCTGTCATACCCATGCGGCCACTGAACAATCCCCTTCCCCGCGACAGGACTCCTTTTGTTCTGCAAACCATCAATGCCTTAGAGGAAGAAAGTCGAGGCTTTCCTACACAAGTAGAAAGAATTTTTCAGGACTCTGTGTATAAGACACAACAAACTATATGGAAAGAGACGAGAAATATGGTACAAAGACAATTTATTGCCTGA